CgtctacaatttttatattatcGAGTTATTTAATTacgtaaatattatttaaaatatcgaTCAATTtgaatgtgttttctttttattaatgttatttttaatcacAGTTAAATGTAAAGATCACGAAATATGATATTTACAACTATGGTAATGCATCTTTAACTTTAgtacacttaaagggacattcctgagtttgctgcactttttaagatgttatcgactaacagactttttaacgattataattacatatcaaatatattcttctgcataaaatattagtgtctgtacgttaaacgtgtttttgatcgttctaatatttgtactaggttaaatttgattttatttcctaaaatatattttataatgcagcaaactcaggaatgtccttttaacattaatgtatatatgGCACTGTATGTCATTATCTTATTGTAGGTGTTTTTTTACTGATCCTGGTCGAATAATTAGTTACTTTGATGTCCTTCccttacccccacccccacccatcccccttGATCCAGGAGGGCACTCCTCTAAGCACCACTATCTGAAGGCGCATTTCACGAAACTGTTATACGTTAAGTACAAGTGGTTGCAGTAACATGAAATGTCATTCTTATGTGGACATAATATCTACGTGTGTATGGTAagtataaggaaggaaggaaggaaatgttttatttaacgacgcactcaacacattttatttacggttatatggcgtcacagatattgagggaggaatcttttatatgcaccaactcatagacaggatagcacataccgcggtctTTGAAGTACCCAGTCGGTAAGTATAAATACACATCTCTATTGGGAggagatccaatagccgatgcttagtaaatcaatgtgctctagtggtgtcgttaaacaaaataaactactgGGAGGTGCAAGGTGTATACCCATCTTTCTTGTTTACCACTGGTCATCAACACAGTTATGCCAGCTTAGATCAATGaattgtgtgagtgtgtgtgtgtgtgtgagagagagagagagagagagagagagagagagagagagagagagagagagagagagagagagagagagagagagagagagagagagagagagagagagagagagagagagagagagagagagagagagagagagagtgtatgtgtgtgtgtgtgtgtgtccaggacagcatgcttgaaccttttaaattttttaattttttaaatctctctctctccagaatCTGCCATCTACGACATGTGTACGGACATCAGTGTAAGACAAAACTCGTCGACTCCGGTCATATATCTGAAGAGTCCCGGCTACCCATACTCGTACGGCCATAGCCATGGGTGTAAATGTGTTGCGAAAACGCGGCGACGCTCCATGAAGTCCAACATTCTGCACTTAAGCTTTGACTTTTTAAGAGGTGAAAGCAGCCTGGTTGTGAAAAATACTACAGCAACGTTGTGGGATACAGACGAAGAGAAACGAACATGCAAGTTTTCGTCCTGCCTCTTTGCGTCTCTTATACAGCAGAACCGCAATGTAACTCAGTCACAGAGCTATATTCAAATATCTTacgacaacaacaactacaCCGGGCAAAATGTATGGATGGAGATAGTAGGTATGGTTTctttgttgttatattaaaactaGATGTAACTCTAGTTCATAAAAATTAATCTCGAACGCAAGCGCAATGTTAGTGTTAAGGTTAGGGTTTGCGttcgaggttaatcttgatgaacaaGACGTAACCCGTGCATTGCACGCACGGGAAAGTTTAAATAGGGTGTCGTGGGCCATACACTgggctccccccaaaaaacccacaaaaaacccaaaaaaaaccccacacaacaaaaaacaaacaaaaaaaccaaaaaaaaaaacccacacaacaaaaaacaaacaaaaaacaaaccaacaacaacaaataaataataataataataataataataataattataaataaataaataaataataaataataataatacaaaaaataatacaaaaataaaaataataaaaatatgaccGCCATGTAGATAGCCAGTCTCATTAGCCAAGGCTGTAAATAGCAACGTCTCTGTTACGTAACAAAGATGGCGACATCCATTACAGTTGTATTTACGGAATTCATCTTTGGCCGCAATATTTATCATGGCGTGTGTGCGGTAGTCGACTGGACCTTGCTAAATGCGGCATCAGGCAAATACAGAGGACTGACGGTTGTACAAAtctaaaggaaggaaggaaggaaatgttttatttaacgacgcactcaacacattttatatatacggttctatggcgtcagacatatggttaaggaccacacagatatagagaggaaacccgctgtcgccactttatgggctactcttttcgattagcagctaggggtcttttatatgcaccatcccacagacagggtaacacataccacggcctttgatataccagtcgtggtgcactggctagagcgagaaatagcccaatgggcccaccgatgggtatcgatcccagaccgaccgggcatcaagcgagcgctttaccagtgagCTTCGTCCCGCCCCTTACAAATCTAAAGATAAGAAGCGGTCAAAAGGatcggaaactgttaaaaataaaattaaaaggatTTAGTCGGGTCccattttccaaaaaaaaaacccgcttaTTTATCGAAGTGCGAGAAGTTGGAGAAACCAGAACTCGGatatggaggtggacagcaaacagacattacataatcttagtctgaaaataatataacatattgatGTCAGAATGAAATAGAGAAATTataaagttgaaataaaatatagtctaaataaaaaatgaaggcatactaaagaaaattaaaggagAGAAATGTTCAGATATTGtgaatagtaatattttttttatattaattccGGATTGTTGCTACTTTCAGTCGAAATAATCTGTTGTTTAtggaatgtatgaatgaatgaatgaatgaatgaatgaatgaatgaatgaatgaacgaacgaacgaacgaaagaatGATTGTTTCACGACACaccaacacaacacaatacatcGGCCACCGGGTGTGAACGAAGTGTATATCGTTGCTTAAATATGGCGCCTATATTTGAGCGAATTACTTGCACTAACAGTAGCTTATTAAAATGTGCCATGAAGGCTCATCTAAGACGTCACATAGCTCGTCTCCGTTTTAAGGCATTTATTTCATAATGcatggttttcaaaatgatTAGCTTTTGTAGTGGAGAGTGTTTGTTAGTTAGTTCGTTAATTATGGGTATTATTACCACGttgtattaaattatgtttatccagttctgtcagtttcctccgacgtttcggtcttctgagctgtccacataATCATGTActtgtctcaacttcctccgcGGATGTAGTCTTCGTGTGCTTCCCTGTCCCTATACCCACCTGGCATCTTCGCCCTCCACTATTAaaactggtctgacccacggcactaactaacgatcGCCGGTCGTAGGGTGTGCATGTAGTACTAGCCGGTTACGTGTACCTCTTATCAATGCCAAAAGTAACCATATAACACTCCGAAGTGGTAAGCCCACAGCAAGAGCTGACGTATATGGCAGGTGTGTTTATACGGATGACTACAAGAGACAGGCACCTATCGTGAATGGATAGACAAGGaatgggatgtggaggtggacagcaaacgAAGTTGACAGATAGGAAAAGATGTCAGATCGGAAAGAAATGAGATGCAAATAAAATGAGAAAAGGAAAAGGGATAAGtgggttaaataaaataaaatgtttttaaagaaaaaagaacaagaaagaatgaatgaaagaaagaaagaaagaaagaaagaaaaaaagaaagaaaacacccaacaacatcaaaacaaaaatgtttatttttcaggaGACCCAAATGAGTTGATGACACTTACATGCAGTGGTGGGAAGACAAAAGCAGACGAAGACATAGTATTACCAGGTTTAAGGGCAAACGAAACCGAAACTGAGATTCGGGAGATGATGGAGACGGAGCAGAAGGAATTAGAAGGAAACCTATCATCAAGTTCCAACGGAAGCTCTTCTCTACCAGCATATGTACTGAAACCTAATCCAGGTCTGTTACTCCGTTCAGGGAAGCGGATGGTGGGGAAGTGAAATTTGTTTAGATTTATCCCCCCATCCGCCATCCCCCTcgtttttaaactacggctatttggtgcctatgctagtgtcagactaccaactgccacgacggAATTGGCCAATTCGACGGTTGCTTTGTAATTTCACCCACACCCGACCTATGAccggtgcgctcagattaacaaataATCGTTGTATACGACGATAATCGAGTTGCAAGAGTGCACAGACTAGTAACAGTCGTAGAAGTTGAGATAATGGCTTAGTTGGCCAATTgcgtcgtggcagttggtagtctgaacctagcataatAGTGTTGGGGAAGCGGTTGCAATTTCACCATCGATCATCAGTTATAATCCTTTTGCACCAATCGACCAACTTTCGATTATACGATCGGTTGGAATTATGTGAGCTTAAAaggattttaattattatcaccATGCATCTTTggacatctttatttcaaaattttgcGGGGAGCATGCCGCCAACCCCCCTGCAGATCTAGTTCTCTTTGAGAGATCACCATCCCCATCCCTGGCATGTACACCAAAGTATGGACCGCTTTCCCATATGCGCAGTTTTTGAGGCGGCGCGGACGCGGGCAGCACAACCTCGGAAACTCCTATAATAACGTTTTAGCAtgattcattataga
This DNA window, taken from Gigantopelta aegis isolate Gae_Host chromosome 4, Gae_host_genome, whole genome shotgun sequence, encodes the following:
- the LOC121370964 gene encoding uncharacterized protein LOC121370964 isoform X2; translated protein: MDYGSGFCVVFLWLMEVVLPISCEAKFSSTVCFGNTYDVHVNVKLQCKLARVIHFVEIVGSQSGHDNCTKTTSVPLCREVIGPVRMDTVVLSPCNGRTHCRQTVARKSFTKCNVASVQVMYDCVSKSAIYDMCTDISVRQNSSTPVIYLKSPGYPYSYGHSHGCKCVAKTRRRSMKSNILHLSFDFLRGESSLVVKNTTATLWDTDEEKRTCKFSSCLFASLIQQNRNVTQSQSYIQISYDNNNYTGQNVWMEIVGDPNELMTLTCSGGKTKADEDIVLPGLRANETETEIREMMETEQKELEGNLSSSSNGSSSLPAYVLKPNPAGRNDNSDSTTPLSHCQHFYTQGFAEANQMTGCSSWN
- the LOC121370964 gene encoding uncharacterized protein LOC121370964 isoform X1 is translated as MDYGSGFCVVFLWLMEVVLPISCEAKFSSTVCFGNTYDVHVNVKLQCKLARVIHFVEIVGSQSGHDNCTKTTSVPLCREVIGPVRMDTVVLSPCNGRTHCRQTVARKSFTKCNVASVQVMYDCVSKSAIYDMCTDISVRQNSSTPVIYLKSPGYPYSYGHSHGCKCVAKTRRRSMKSNILHLSFDFLRGESSLVVKNTTATLWDTDEEKRTCKFSSCLFASLIQQNRNVTQSQSYIQISYDNNNYTGQNVWMEIVGDPNELMTLTCSGGKTKADEDIVLPGLRANETETEIREMMETEQKELEGNLSSSSNGSSSLPAYVLKPNPGLMHTTFYVTILFGLVGIAAVCATTTMYYWKKRQQRFNDSSEPLSTFLYSRLRRSKPDDRLQFLELEEQ